From Microvirgula aerodenitrificans DSM 15089:
GCGGATGCTGTCCATATAGGTTTCCAGAGCCGGAACCACGCTGTTGTCGGCCGCAAAGAACGGGTTCTGGCCGACTTCGTCCCAGCTGCGGAACGGAATGTGATGTTCGCCGATCTGCGTCATGTGGCCACGGATCACGATGCCGTAGCGTTCATGCAGCCACTTTCTGGCAATGGCACCGGCGGCGACGCGCACGGCGGTTTCACGCGCCGAGCTGCGGCCACCACCACGCGGGTCGCGGATGCCGTACTTGTGCCAGTAGGTGTAGTCGGCGTGACCGGGGCGGAAGGTGTCGGCGATATTGCCGTAATCCTTGCTGCGCTGGTCCTGGTTGCGGATCAGCAGCGCGATCGGGGTGCCGGTGGTGCGGCCCTCGAAGACGCCGGACAGGATTTCCACCGTGTCCGGCTCGCGGCGCTGGGTCACATGGCGGCTGGTGCCGGGCTTGCGGCGGTCCAGCTCGATCTGGATGTCGGCCTCGGTCAGCGCCAGTCCGGGCGGACAGCCGTCGACCACGCAACCGATCGCCGGTCCGTGCGATTCGCCGAACGAGGTAACGGTGAACAAGAGGCCGAAGCTGTTACCCGACATGGTGCGTTCCCGTAAGCGTGCAATATGGAAGGCGTCGAGTTTAGCACGGCTCCCGCTCAGACCGGCCGGCGGCGAAACCAGCCGGTGACGCTGAGCCGCGTGCGCCGGGCCGGCTCCACGGCATGCCAGTAGCGGTCGGACAGGAACACTGCCAGCGTGCCGCCTGCCGGCCGGATATGGATCGGTTCGAGGTCCGGGCCGCCGGCCCAGAAGCGCAGGTGGCCGCCGTCGTCGTCCTGCCAGTCGGGGGGATTGAGGTACAGCACCACGGTCAGCGTGCGCAGGTCGTCGTCGCGGAAGCGGTCGAGGTGGCGTTCGTAGGCACTGCCGGGCGGATAGACCGCCAGGTGGCTTTCGAGATCGAACAGGCCAAGGTACAGCGCGCGATTGATGGCCTCGCGCAACTGGTCCATCTGCTCGCGGTAGTGGTCGAGAACGGGGTGGGGCGGGGCGTCGTCAATCCACAGCACCTGATCGGAGCGGATGCCCTCGCGGATCGCCAGGCCGCTGGCGCGGCCGACGCCGGCGCGGTGGAAATGGCCGTCGGCATGGACGGCAAGGGTGTGGGCGGCCAGGGCCGCAGTGTCGTCGGCAGACAGAAAACCGGGCCAGAGGGCCCAGCCGTTGTCGGCGACGCTGTCGATGCATTGGGTAAGACTCGTCACGCGGGGCGTGGCGAGCGCGAGCGGCTCCATGGGCGTGTCACTCCTCGTACGGCGATTTCAGCGGAAAGGCGGAGTGATAACACGAGACGGGGCGCCGCGTGCGAATTGCTTCAGCGCGCGCCGAGACGCAGCCGGTAACTGACCGATTCGCCGCGCTCGGCGGCGGTACGGTAGACGAACACCCGGATCATGTATTTGCCGTCGGTCGGCAGCTTGCCCCACCAGTCACGGGTCTCGGACACGCTCATGGCCTGGTGCTCCGGCTCCCACAGCAGGAAGTAGGCATTCGGCGAGCCGGACAGCGTGATGCGCACGGGCTGGCCGGCCTTGCCGGTGAATACATAGTCGCGGACCTGGTGGCCGCCGAGTTTGCCGCTGACGCTGGCATGGCCCTTCAGCGGGACGGGATCGGAAGAAAACGCCAGCGATGGCGCGAAAAGCAGGCTGGCGAGCAGAACGGTACGCGCAAGAACGGACATGGAGGACTGTAGTGGTGGAGAGGTCAGCCGACATTACGGTACGGCGGCGCCGTTCCGTCAAGGGCGCCGGGCATGGCTGACAAAAAAGCCGCCCGGCGTGCCAATGTCATCGGCGGCGCCGGGCGGGTCTTGAATGGCCGGCCGTGGCGGCGGATCGCCGCCAGGCCGCTAGCCGTTGAAGGCGGCTTTTTCCAGGCGGGGCGCAGGTGCTGCCGCCCCGTTGTCGTCCATGCTGGCTGCCGCGTAGGTGGCCAGCA
This genomic window contains:
- the aroC gene encoding chorismate synthase, encoding MSGNSFGLLFTVTSFGESHGPAIGCVVDGCPPGLALTEADIQIELDRRKPGTSRHVTQRREPDTVEILSGVFEGRTTGTPIALLIRNQDQRSKDYGNIADTFRPGHADYTYWHKYGIRDPRGGGRSSARETAVRVAAGAIARKWLHERYGIVIRGHMTQIGEHHIPFRSWDEVGQNPFFAADNSVVPALETYMDSIRKSLDSVGARLRVVAENVPVGWGEPVFDRLDADIAHAMMGINAVKGVEIGAGFDSVTQRGSVHGDELTPDGFASNYAGGILGGISTGQDIEVSIAIKPTSSIAQPRRSIDKAGHPVDMETHGRHDPCVGIRATPIAEAMLALVLIDHALRHRAQCGDVRVETPRIPGHIA
- a CDS encoding 2OG-Fe(II) oxygenase; translation: MEPLALATPRVTSLTQCIDSVADNGWALWPGFLSADDTAALAAHTLAVHADGHFHRAGVGRASGLAIREGIRSDQVLWIDDAPPHPVLDHYREQMDQLREAINRALYLGLFDLESHLAVYPPGSAYERHLDRFRDDDLRTLTVVLYLNPPDWQDDDGGHLRFWAGGPDLEPIHIRPAGGTLAVFLSDRYWHAVEPARRTRLSVTGWFRRRPV